The following is a genomic window from Polaribacter atrinae.
CTAAAGCAGGATATTCTTTTCTTCTTTTTGATGTAAATTTTACTAAAAATTGATTTTATGATGTTCTTTTATAATTTTTGAGATGTCCTTATTTAAAATAGCATCATTTATTTTTCTTATGTTTTTCTACAACGTTATTTCATTACAATTAATGATGAAATTTAATATTAATAAAATACAGCTTTGTATGAATGTAAAAGCTAACAATGATTGATTAGAAAACGAATTATAATTTCAGATCTAAATAAGAATAACATTCTGAAGATCTCTTTTTATAAAAGTGGTTACTATCTACTGAAGCATCTTAGCTTTTAAAACTAATTTTAAATAGAAACAATTACTATTATGTATCTCATAAAAAAACACCCCTACTCCAACATTAGAAATCTTAAGGTAAAATTAAACCTTCCTTCATAAAGAATCTATTTTCTATTTATAGCTAAATTATAAAAACAGTTCTTAAATAGATTTTTAATATTACTTTAAAAAAGCACTTCATTTTATCTTGAAAACTAAATTGTTCCACGAGGAACAACTTGTTTTATTTCCATAAAAAAACCTTCAAACTTTTAATTTTGAAGGTTTATAATTATTAAAAATAAGATATATATAATTCTACTTCTTTTTAATTACATAAATTAAAGAAGAATATTCTTTTGTTTTTTTTGCTTTCAAATTTGAAACAAAACCTCTGTAAAATGCTTTAAGAGGATTCATTTTACCTGTTTTATACTTTTCACTTAAAAGAGAAACGTAATAAGAATCAAACCTCATAGGCAATACTTTTTCTACAACCATATTCTCTTCAAAAAATATTTTATGAATGGATTGTTGAGAAAAATGCCAAAGGTGTCTTGGTACATCAAAAGCAGCCCAATATTCTTTGTAATGTTTTGCATCATCACTTTTATAATTTGGAACCGCAATAATTAATCTACCATTATCAGCAAGTAACTCTTGTAATTTTAAAATATAATCAGACAATTTTTCTACATGTTCTAATACATGCCAAAGCGTAATTATATCAAATTTTTTATTTTGAATATTAAGTAATTCTTCTTGCAATAAAACTCCTTTTTCTTTGGCTATATTTCTTGCATCAGAACTTGGTTCTACACCAAGCACATTCCATCCATTAGAGTCACATAC
Proteins encoded in this region:
- a CDS encoding class I SAM-dependent methyltransferase; the protein is MGEKRGLHKKLEPFLNCKDFTVSDETYEVMFNTEYDMLVTSPIPVDLENYYKSENYISHTDSKKSVMDKAYQAVKNITLKRKLSLINSFKTDSKNILDVGAGTGDFLKVCDSNGWNVLGVEPSSDARNIAKEKGVLLQEELLNIQNKKFDIITLWHVLEHVEKLSDYILKLQELLADNGRLIIAVPNYKSDDAKHYKEYWAAFDVPRHLWHFSQQSIHKIFFEENMVVEKVLPMRFDSYYVSLLSEKYKTGKMNPLKAFYRGFVSNLKAKKTKEYSSLIYVIKKK